One segment of Pasteurella skyensis DNA contains the following:
- a CDS encoding DUF4197 domain-containing protein codes for MMKKIALLSTIALIAGCKNLDSLQLPQQVMQQLPSAIPNSTLSQGDIAAGLRQALNNGVSHQVSKLTAVDGFYKNKLVKIVLPKELQMVNDTLHKVGLGHIAEKGVKALNRSAEDAVKTATPIFVDAIKNISFNDAKSILMGKDYAATLYLQNQTFNKLYRQFNPVIRKSFTKVGADSIWQNVISQYNNLPFVKKVNPDLNDYVTQQALKGVFTMIAEEEKGIRHNLGLRNTRLLKQVFSLQDYK; via the coding sequence ATGATGAAAAAAATTGCTCTATTAAGCACAATTGCACTTATTGCAGGGTGTAAAAATTTAGACTCACTTCAATTACCTCAACAGGTAATGCAACAACTTCCATCAGCTATACCAAATAGTACCTTATCGCAAGGAGATATCGCTGCAGGATTACGTCAAGCATTGAATAATGGAGTGAGTCATCAAGTTAGTAAATTAACAGCGGTTGATGGTTTCTATAAAAATAAATTAGTGAAAATTGTACTACCAAAAGAATTACAAATGGTGAATGATACTTTACATAAAGTTGGGTTAGGACATATTGCAGAAAAAGGGGTAAAAGCATTAAATAGAAGTGCGGAAGATGCTGTAAAAACTGCGACTCCAATTTTTGTTGATGCAATTAAAAATATTAGTTTTAATGATGCAAAAAGTATTTTAATGGGCAAAGATTATGCTGCAACGCTCTATTTACAAAACCAAACATTTAACAAATTATATCGTCAATTTAATCCAGTCATTAGAAAATCTTTTACTAAAGTAGGAGCAGATAGCATTTGGCAGAATGTTATTTCACAATATAATAATCTTCCCTTTGTGAAGAAGGTGAATCCAGACTTAAATGATTACGTGACTCAACAGGCGTTAAAAGGCGTATTTACGATGATTGCAGAAGAAGAAAAAGGCATTCGTCATAATCTGGGATTACGAAACACGCGTTTATTAAAACAAGTTTTTAGTTTGCAGGATTATAAATAG
- the pepP gene encoding Xaa-Pro aminopeptidase, translating into MDLNYMAKMPQSEFTARRQRVFEQMQDNSALIVFTETEKRRNNDCEYLFRPDSYFWYLTGFAEPQSALLLIKQQGKMQSILFLREKDPLMETWNGRRLGTENAPQSLEIDEAYNIETINEIFAKKCDNVTACYYAEGLQTWGDKIVSTVFDNVISWETMLSEMRLIKSKLEIDLMQQACHISSMAHIRAMKTTRPNRYEMEIEGEIHYEFSRFGSRGPSYNSIVAGGDNACILHYNENDQVLQDGDLLLIDAGAEFAMYAGDITRTFPINGKFSQPQRELYQLVLEAQKSLIEQARAGISMQTLNEIYIEKLTTGLVELGILKGDVKTLIEQGAWQEFYMHGLGHSLGLDVHDVGKIGRDKRYRDRPLEVGMVFTIEPGVYIPKSASVPEQYKGIGIRIEDNIVITEYGCKNLTSGCPKEIEDIEAVMAE; encoded by the coding sequence ATGGATCTTAATTATATGGCAAAAATGCCACAATCTGAATTTACTGCTCGCCGTCAGCGTGTATTTGAACAAATGCAAGATAACTCCGCATTAATCGTTTTTACAGAAACAGAAAAACGCCGTAATAACGATTGTGAATACTTATTTCGTCCAGATAGTTACTTTTGGTATTTAACAGGCTTTGCAGAACCTCAATCGGCTCTACTTTTAATTAAACAACAGGGTAAAATGCAAAGTATTCTTTTTCTACGTGAAAAAGATCCATTAATGGAAACGTGGAATGGTCGCCGTTTAGGTACTGAAAATGCACCACAAAGCTTAGAAATAGATGAAGCTTATAATATTGAAACCATCAACGAAATTTTTGCAAAAAAATGTGACAATGTGACCGCTTGTTATTATGCAGAAGGTTTACAAACTTGGGGAGATAAGATTGTTTCAACTGTTTTTGATAACGTGATTAGCTGGGAAACAATGCTGTCTGAAATGCGTTTAATAAAATCCAAGTTAGAAATTGATTTAATGCAACAGGCATGCCATATCTCTTCAATGGCACATATTCGAGCAATGAAAACCACTCGCCCTAATCGTTATGAAATGGAAATTGAGGGAGAAATTCATTATGAATTTAGTCGCTTTGGCTCTCGTGGTCCCTCTTATAATTCGATCGTGGCAGGAGGCGATAATGCTTGTATTTTGCACTACAATGAAAACGATCAAGTATTACAAGATGGCGATTTATTACTGATTGATGCAGGAGCTGAATTTGCAATGTATGCGGGAGATATCACACGAACTTTCCCAATTAATGGTAAATTTAGCCAACCACAACGAGAACTTTATCAATTAGTATTAGAAGCTCAAAAATCACTGATTGAACAAGCTCGTGCAGGTATTTCAATGCAGACCCTGAATGAAATTTATATCGAAAAATTAACCACAGGTTTGGTTGAATTAGGCATTCTAAAAGGTGATGTCAAAACGCTAATTGAGCAAGGAGCTTGGCAAGAATTTTATATGCACGGTTTAGGACACAGTTTAGGCTTAGATGTACACGATGTAGGTAAAATTGGTAGAGATAAAAGATACCGTGATCGTCCGTTGGAAGTAGGAATGGTGTTTACCATCGAACCAGGTGTCTATATTCCAAAATCAGCAAGCGTTCCAGAACAATATAAAGGTATTGGTATTCGTATTGAAGATAATATTGTGATTACTGAATACGGCTGTAAAAACCTCACCAGTGGCTGTCCGAAAGAGATTGAGGATATTGAAGCGGTGATGGCTGAATAA
- the topA gene encoding type I DNA topoisomerase — protein MAKSLVIVESPAKAKTINKYLGKDYVVKSSVGHIRDLPTAGSSSGEKAKAISTKGMTAEQKAKIKAEKDRKALVKRMGIDPYHDWEPNYQVLPGKEKVVSDLQAQAKKADHIYLATDLDREGEAIAWHLREVIGGDDSRFSRVVFNEITRNAIQKAFETPEHLNMDRVYAQQTRRFLDRVVGFMVSPLLWKKVARGLSAGRVQSVAVKLLVEREREIKAFLPEEFWEVATQNTAKSGAITLDLTHFKGKKWSAKNQQEADQTVKSLQCSDFVVSRIDKKPTSSKAKPPFITSTLQQSASTRLGFGVKKTMMLAQRLYEAGYITYMRTDSTSLSQDALAMARGYIESKFGTDYLPEKPNFYSSKGNAQEAHEAIRPSNVATKSSDLVVMDKDAVRLYELIWRQFLACQMTAAKYDSTSLTITAGDYELKAKGRVLRFDGWTKVQPLLGKSAEDQVLPELTLNEVLTLNKVISTQHFTKPPARFSEAALVKELEKKGIGRPSTYAAIISTIQDRGYVRVENRRFYAEKMGEIVIDRLDESFSDLMNYDFTANMEDNLDQIASGNSNWKQELDRFFKDFSEKLSKAELDELEGGMRPNNVVEIDVDCPDCKRNMAIRTASTGVFLGCTGYALPPKERCKKTMNLIPEAELLNVLDEDSETNALLNRKRCPKCDTAMDSYLVDPERKLHICGNNPNCDGYLIEQGSFKIKGYDGPIVECDKCEAEMHLKLGRFGKYMACTKCDNTRKILKNGEVAPPREEPTYFPELKCEKSDAYFVLRDGASGVFMSAHNFPKSRESRSPKVAELAQFKDRLPEKLRYLAEAPQKDPEGNEAIIRFSRKEKRQYVTSEKEGKATKWLVDYIDGKWVERVTKTKAKAKTKTTTKKKK, from the coding sequence ATGGCAAAATCATTAGTAATTGTGGAGTCTCCAGCAAAAGCCAAAACAATCAATAAATATTTAGGTAAAGACTATGTGGTGAAATCAAGTGTGGGGCATATTCGAGATTTACCTACGGCTGGCAGTAGCTCTGGTGAAAAAGCAAAAGCGATTTCAACTAAAGGTATGACCGCCGAGCAGAAAGCAAAAATTAAAGCAGAGAAAGACCGTAAAGCATTAGTCAAACGAATGGGAATTGACCCTTATCACGATTGGGAGCCTAATTATCAGGTTTTACCTGGTAAAGAAAAAGTCGTTTCAGATTTACAAGCCCAAGCCAAAAAAGCGGATCATATCTATCTCGCAACCGATTTGGATAGAGAAGGGGAAGCCATTGCGTGGCATTTACGTGAAGTGATCGGAGGAGATGATAGTCGCTTTAGTCGAGTAGTATTTAATGAAATCACTCGTAATGCCATCCAGAAAGCCTTTGAGACCCCTGAACACTTAAATATGGATCGTGTGTATGCTCAACAAACAAGACGTTTCTTGGACCGTGTTGTGGGCTTTATGGTGTCTCCATTACTATGGAAAAAAGTCGCTAGAGGATTATCGGCTGGACGTGTGCAATCTGTTGCCGTGAAACTGTTAGTTGAGCGTGAACGTGAAATCAAAGCTTTTTTACCTGAAGAGTTTTGGGAGGTCGCTACTCAAAATACCGCTAAAAGTGGGGCAATCACTTTAGATTTAACGCATTTTAAAGGGAAAAAATGGTCAGCGAAAAATCAGCAAGAGGCAGACCAAACCGTTAAATCGTTACAATGTAGCGATTTTGTGGTGAGTAGAATAGACAAAAAACCAACTTCATCAAAAGCAAAACCGCCTTTTATTACATCAACCTTACAACAAAGCGCTAGCACACGTTTAGGCTTTGGGGTAAAGAAAACAATGATGTTAGCTCAGCGTTTATATGAAGCAGGGTATATCACCTATATGCGTACGGACTCCACAAGTTTAAGTCAAGATGCGTTAGCAATGGCTCGTGGTTATATTGAAAGTAAATTTGGTACAGATTATTTACCTGAAAAACCAAACTTTTATTCCAGTAAAGGAAATGCACAAGAGGCTCACGAAGCAATTCGTCCTTCAAATGTGGCGACCAAATCCAGTGACTTAGTGGTAATGGATAAAGATGCAGTGCGTTTATATGAGTTAATTTGGCGACAATTTTTAGCTTGTCAAATGACAGCAGCAAAATATGACTCCACTAGCTTAACCATTACCGCAGGGGACTACGAATTAAAAGCCAAAGGGCGTGTATTACGTTTTGATGGTTGGACTAAAGTGCAACCTTTATTAGGTAAATCAGCAGAAGATCAAGTTTTACCTGAATTAACTTTAAATGAAGTATTAACTTTAAATAAAGTAATATCAACGCAACATTTCACTAAACCACCTGCACGTTTTAGTGAGGCAGCGTTAGTTAAAGAATTAGAGAAAAAAGGCATTGGTCGTCCTTCAACCTATGCCGCCATTATTTCAACCATTCAAGATCGAGGGTATGTTCGAGTAGAAAACCGCCGTTTTTATGCAGAGAAAATGGGTGAAATCGTGATTGATCGTCTTGATGAATCTTTTAGCGATTTAATGAATTACGATTTTACGGCAAATATGGAGGATAATCTTGATCAAATTGCTTCTGGAAACAGTAATTGGAAGCAAGAGTTAGATCGTTTCTTTAAAGATTTTTCAGAAAAACTCTCCAAAGCAGAATTAGACGAGTTAGAAGGCGGAATGCGTCCTAATAACGTGGTTGAGATTGATGTAGATTGTCCTGATTGTAAACGTAATATGGCAATTCGTACTGCAAGTACAGGGGTTTTCTTAGGTTGTACAGGTTATGCCTTACCTCCAAAAGAGCGTTGTAAAAAAACAATGAATTTAATTCCTGAAGCGGAATTATTAAATGTGTTGGATGAAGATTCCGAAACCAACGCCCTATTAAATCGTAAACGTTGTCCAAAATGTGATACGGCAATGGATAGCTACTTAGTCGATCCTGAACGTAAATTACATATTTGTGGAAATAACCCTAACTGTGATGGTTATCTGATTGAACAGGGTAGCTTTAAAATTAAAGGTTACGATGGCCCTATTGTCGAGTGTGATAAATGTGAAGCTGAAATGCACCTGAAATTAGGGCGTTTTGGTAAGTATATGGCGTGTACTAAGTGTGATAATACCCGTAAAATTCTTAAAAATGGTGAAGTTGCCCCTCCTCGTGAAGAGCCAACCTATTTTCCTGAATTAAAATGTGAAAAATCGGATGCTTATTTTGTACTGCGTGATGGAGCGAGTGGCGTGTTTATGTCGGCACATAATTTCCCTAAATCTCGTGAAAGTCGTTCACCAAAGGTCGCAGAATTAGCACAGTTTAAAGATCGATTACCTGAAAAATTACGTTATTTAGCAGAAGCACCTCAGAAAGATCCTGAGGGTAACGAAGCCATTATCCGCTTTAGTCGTAAAGAGAAACGTCAATATGTCACCTCTGAAAAAGAGGGTAAAGCCACTAAATGGCTGGTGGATTATATTGACGGTAAGTGGGTGGAAAGAGTAACCAAAACAAAAGCCAAAGCGAAAACAAAAACCACCACGAAGAAAAAGAAATAA